One Cucurbita pepo subsp. pepo cultivar mu-cu-16 chromosome LG20, ASM280686v2, whole genome shotgun sequence genomic window carries:
- the LOC111783217 gene encoding probable LRR receptor-like serine/threonine-protein kinase At4g20940, translated as MRAMWVLVLSLLLVSAMAQLPSQDILALLEFKKGIKHDPTGFVVSSWNEESIDFDGCPSSWNGIVCNSGSVAGVVLDNLGLSADVDLNVFSNLTKLAKLSLSNNSITGKFPDNIAEFQSLEFLDISNNLFDSSLPQEIGKLTSLQNLSLAGNNFSGSIDPIVGLQSIRSLDLSRNSFSGPLPTALTKLTNLVYLDLSLNGFTKSIPKGFDLISDLKVLDLHGNMLVGTLDVEFFMLSGATHVDFSSNMLTSSDTEHGKFLPRLSDTIKYLNLSRNQLTGSLVNGGELSLFENLKTLDLSYNQLSGELPGFSFVYELQILKLSNNRFSGDIPNNLLKGDASVITELDLSANNLSGSVSMITSTTLRVLNLSSNQLTGDLPLLTGSCVVLDLSNNKFEGNLTRMIKWGNIEFLDLSQNLLTGPIPEVTPQFLRLNFLNLSHNTLSSSLPSAITKYPKLRVLDLSYNQFDGPLLTDLLTMSTLEELHLENNLLSGAVKFLLPSPGRANLEILDLSDNQLGGYFPDQFTSLTGLTMLNIAGNNFSGSLPTSMSDLSLLISLDISQNHFTGPLPGNLSGAIQNFNASSNDLSGTVPENLRKFPRSAFYPGNSRLILPNSPGSNDNPDDTSRRKKMNTIVKVIIIVSCVIALVIIILLAIFFHYICIRRKNPPELATTTKDVHRRSSLSSSSIGGTGVGSNLVVSAEDLVTSRKGLSSEMISPDEKLAAGTGFSPAKNSHFSWSPESGDSFTAENLSRLDVRSPDRLAGEIHFLDDSISLTPEELSRAPAEVLGRSSHGTSYRATLESGMFLTVKWLREGVAKQRKEFAKEAKKFANIRHPNVVGLRGYYWGPTQHEKLILSDYISPGNLAVFLYDRPGRKGPLTWAQRLKIAVDIARGLNYLHFDRAVPHGNLKATNVLLDGADLNARVADYCLHRLMTHAGTIEQILDAGVLGYRAPELTASKKPQPSFKSDVYAFGVILLELLTGRCAGDVISGEEGGVDLTDWVRLRVAEGRGSDCFDTVLLPEMSNAAGTEKGMKEVLGIGLRCIRTVSERPGIKTIYEELSSI; from the exons ATGAGGGCCATGTGGGTTTTGGTGTTGTCCCTTTTGCTTGTTTCTGCTATGGCTCAGCTCCCTTCACAAGACATCTTGGCTCTGCTCGAGTTCAAGAAGGGTATCAAGCATGACCCGACAGGCTTTGTAGTTAGCTCGTGGAATGAGGAGTCTATTGATTTTGATGGCTGTCCTTCTTCTTGGAATGGCATTGTTTGCAACAGTGGAAGTGTTGCTGGAGTGGTGTTGGATAATTTAGGCCTTTCAGCTGATGTAGATTTGAATGTGTTTTCGAATCTCACGAAGCTTGCGAAGCTTTCCTTGTCGAATAACTCGATAACGGGGAAGTTCCCGGACAATATAGCCGAGTTTCAAAGCTTAGAGTTTCTTGATATCTCGAATAACCTTTTTGATTCATCTTTACCACAGGAGATTGGTAAGTTAACAAGCTTGCAAAACTTATCATTGGCTGGCAATAACTTCTCGGGTAGTATCGATCCAATTGTTGGTCTTCAATCAATCCGATCGTTGGATTTGAGTCGTAACTCGTTTTCTGGCCCGTTGCCTACTGCATTGACTAAGCTGACAAACTTGGTATATCTAGATCTGTCTCTCAATGGCTTTACTAAGAGTATTCCCAAGGGATTTGATCTCATTTCAGATCTTAAGGTGCTTGATTTGCATGGTAATATGCTTGTTGGCACACTAGATGTTGAATTTTTCATGCTTTCTGGTGCCACTCATGTTGACTTCAGTAGCAACATGCTAACGAGCTCCGACACGGAGCACGGGAAGTTTTTGCCTCGACTTTCTGATACCATCAAGTATTTAAATCTTAGTCGTAACCAGCTTACTGGATCATTGGTCAACGGAGGCGAGTTATCGCTGTTCGAAAACTTAAAAACATTGGATTTAAGTTACAATCAGCTCTCTGGAGAGCTGCCTGGTTTTAGTTTTGTGTATGAACTCCAAATCTTGAAGCTGAGCAACAACAGATTTTCGGGCGATATACCTAATAACCTATTAAAAGGCGACGCTTCGGTTATTACCGAACTGGATTTGAGTGCCAATAATCTGTCAG GGTCGGTAAGTATGATCACGTCAACGACCTTACGCGTCCTCAATCTGTCGTCAAATCAGCTTACCGGTGATCTTCCGTTGCTGACTGGAAGTTGTGTCGTGCTTGATCTCTCAAATAACAAATTCGAGGGAAATTTAACGAGGATGATAAAGTGGGGGAACATTGAGTTTCTTGATCTCAGTCAGAATCTTTTGACAGGGCCGATCCCCGAGGTAACTCCACAGTTCTTGCGGTTAAATTTCCTAAACTTGTCCCATAATACTCTGAGTAGTTCGCTCCCGAGTGCTATTACCAAGTACCCGAAGCTTCGAGTCCTTGATCTGAGCTATAACCAGTTTGATGGACCTTTGTTGACTGATTTGCTCACAATGTCCACTTTGGAAGAGCTCCATCTGGAAAATAATTTACTCAGTGGTGCTGTTAAGTTCTTGCTTCCTTCCCCGGGTCGAGCGAACCTTGAGATTCTCGATCTTTCTGATAATCAACTCGGTGGCTATTTTCCTGATCAATTTACATCTTTAACTGGCCTTACAATGCTGAATATTGCTGGAAACAATTTTTCTGGATCGTTGCCTACTTCTATGTCGGATCTGAGCTTGTTGATCTCGTTAGATATATCACAGAATCATTTCACAGGTCCCCTTCCCGGCAACTTGTCGGGTGCTATTCAGAACTTCAATGCTTCATCTAATGATCTTTCAGGAACCGTCCCCGAAAATCTCAGAAAGTTTCCACGTTCTGCGTTCTATCCTGGAAATTCAAGACTGATTCTTCCAAATAGTCCTGGATCGAACGATAATCCAGACGATACAtcgaggagaaagaaaatgaacacAATTGTAAAAGTAATCATAATTGTCTCATGTGTGATTGCTTTGGTTATCATCATCCTCCTTGCTATCTTCTTTCATTACATCTGCATACGAAGGAAAAATCCACCCGAGCTTGCTACAACGACGAAGGACGTTCATAGACGAAGTTCTCTAAGCTCTTCGAGCATTGGAGGAACTGGAGTTGGTAGCAATCTAGTTGTTTCAGCTGAGGATCTTGTTACTTCAAGGAAAGGGTTGTCATCTGAGATGATCAGCCCGGACGAGAAACTAGCTGCAGGCACTGGTTTCTCCCCAGCTAAAAACAGTCATTTCTCTTGGTCACCTGAATCAGGCGACTCGTTTACTGCCGAAAACCTTTCAAGACTCGATGTGAGATCACCTGATCGTTTGGCTGGTGAAATTCATTTTCTCGACGACTCGATCTCATTGACACCAGAGGAACTATCAAGAGCTCCTGCTGAAGTGTTGGGGAGGAGCAGCCATGGCACTTCTTACAGAGCAACATTAGAGAGTGGGATGTTCTTGACAGTTAAGTGGTTGAGAGAAGGCGTAGCGAAGCAGAGAAAGGAATTCGCTAAGGAGGCGAAAAAGTTTGCGAATATCAGACATCCGAACGTCGTTGGATTGAGAGGGTATTACTGGGGACCTACACAGCATGAGAAGCTCATTCTTTCGGACTATATCTCGCCCGGAAATCTTGCAGTCTTTCTATATG ATCGTCCGGGAAGAAAAGGTCCATTGACATGGGCTCAAAGGCTCAAGATCGCGGTCGACATAGCACGTGGCCTAAACTATCTCCATTTCGATCGAGCCGTTCCACACGGGAATCTTAAAGCAACAAATGTACTACTAGATGGAGCAGATCTGAATGCTCGCGTTGCTGATTATTGCCTTCATCGCCTCATGACTCATGCTGGCACCATCGAACAAATTCTCGACGCTGGGGTCTTAGGTTACCGTGCCCCAGAGTTGACAGCTTCCAAGAAGCCACAACCCTCCTTCAAGTCTGATGTGTATGCATTTGGAGTGATTCTCTTGGAACTTCTAACTGGAAGATGTGCTGGTGACGTGATCTCCGGTGAAGAAGGAGGAGTCGATCTAACAGATTGGGTGCGTTTACGAGTAGCCGAAGGGCGGGGCTCCGACTGTTTCGATACCGTATTGTTACCGGAAATGAGCAATGCAGCAGGCACAGAGAAGGGTATGAAAGAAGTGCTTGGTATAGGCTTACGATGCATTCGAACGGTATCAGAACGACCAGGTATCAAGACTATATACGAAGAACTTTCGTCCATATAG
- the LOC111783477 gene encoding putative pectinesterase/pectinesterase inhibitor 24: MSLLRPYGKVDESDQMRLDASRRTRKRVIVIVLSSVVLVGVVVAVVFGTRNSSKNDESDNHNEALSTSIKAVCDETLYPDTCKNAFGSLANSSHLDPGQIAKFSVQLALGELSRVADYLLEHAITNSTDNKTILALRSCHELLELAIDHLNDSLSSSEITVLKAVDDLKTWLSSAATYQQTCIDGLEEVDLALTNVIANYLKNSTEMTSNGLAIVSFFSKLTDSFSLRRLMSYDDRHSNGDWARPILRKLAQKDLRKQADIVVAKDKSGKYKTITEALNAVPDKSKKRTVIYVKKGVYKENVEVVKNKWNVVMIGDGMTLTTVTGRLNFIDGTPTFSTATFAAKGKGFIAIDMGFENTAGPSKHQAVALMSTSDQSIFYRCQMNAYQDTLYAHSNRQFYRDCKVYGTVDFIFGNSAVVLQNCKIAPKLPLLGQKNTITAQGRFDPNQHTGISIQHSSIQPFENLKTTETYLGRPWKNYSTTVFMQNDFGRLIHPTGWLPWVGTSAPDTIFYAEFQNKGPGSSTANRVKWKGLKNIDTKTAKKFTVSSFIHGKDWISKAQVPFNATL; the protein is encoded by the exons aTGTCTCTCCTCAGACCTTATGGTAAGGTCGATGAATCCGATCAAATGAGGCTCGACGCTAGCCGACGGACTCGGAAGAGGGTCATTGTCATTGTCTTGTCCTctgttgttcttgttggtGTTGTTGTTGCTGTCGTGTTCGGGACTAGAAATAGTTCCAAGAACGACGAGAGTGACAATCACAATGAGGCTCTTTCAACTTCGATAAAAGCAGTTTGTGATGAGACTTTGTATCCCGATACATGTAAGAATGCTTTTGGTTCTCTAGCTAACTCGAGCCATCTCGACCCTGGTCAAATAGCCAAGTTTTCGGTTCAACTCGCGCTCGGTGAACTGTCGCGTGTGGCTGATTACCTTTTGGAGCATGCCATTACCAATTCAACTGATAATAAGACCATATTAGCTTTGAGAAGTTGTCATGAACTTTTGGAGTTGGCAATAGATCATCTAAATGACTCATTATCATCTAGTGAGATTACAGTGCTGAAAGCTGTGGATGATTTGAAAACATGGCTAAGTTCAGCAGCTACTTACCAGCAAACTTGCATCGACGGGCTCGAGGAAGTCGATCTCGCTTTGACGAATGTCATTGCAAATTACTTGAAGAACTCTACTGAAATGACCAGCAATGGCCTTGCCATTGTGTCCTTCTTTTCGAAGCTAACGGATTCTTTCAGTCTACGACGATTGATGAGTTATGACGATCGACATAGCAATGGAGATTGGGCGCGCCCGATACTCCGGAAGCTAGCTCAAAAAGATCTCCGGAAGCAGGCCGACATCGTCGTAGCGAAAGACAAATCGGGGAAGTACAAAACAATCACTGAAGCTCTCAACGCTGTTCCTGATAAGAGCAAGAAGAGAACTGTGATCTATGTGAAGAAGGGAGTTTACAAGGAGAATGTTGAAGTTGTGAAGAACAAATGGAATGTAGTGATGATTGGCGATGGAATGACTTTAACCACTGTAACTGGCAGGCTCAACTTCATAGATGGGACGCCAACATTTTCTACTGCAACATTTG CTGCAAAGGGAAAAGGCTTCATTGCCATAGACATGGGATTTGAGAACACGGCTGGACCGAGCAAACACCAAGCGGTTGCTCTGATGTCGACGTCGGACCAATCGATCTTCTACCGCTGCCAAATGAATGCATACCAAGACACTCTCTATGCACACTCGAACCGTCAATTCTACCGTGACTGCAAAGTTTACGGCACGGTCGATTTCATCTTTGGAAACTCAGCAGTAGTCCTACAAAACTGCAAAATTGCACCAAAGTTGCCTCTTTTAGGCCAAAAGAACACAATCACTGCTCAAGGCCGGTTTGATCCTAATCAACACACTGGCATTTCAATACAACACTCTTCAATCCAACCGTTCGAAAACTTGAAAACTACCGAAACTTACCTCGGTCGTCCATGGAAGAACTACTCGACGACCGTGTTTATGCAGAACGATTTCGGGAGGTTGATTCACCCAACTGGCTGGCTGCCATGGGTTGGAACATCAGCACCAGACACCATTTTCTATGCTGAGTTTCAAAACAAAGGCCCTGGTTCTTCCACAGCCAACAGAGTGAAATGGAAAGGTTTGAAGAATATTGACACCAAAACTGCCAAGAAATTCACTGTTTCCTCTTTCATTCATGGTAAAGATTGGATCTCAAAGGCTCAAGTCCCCTTCAATGCCACCCTCTga